Proteins from a genomic interval of Zingiber officinale cultivar Zhangliang chromosome 1B, Zo_v1.1, whole genome shotgun sequence:
- the LOC122051223 gene encoding 7-deoxyloganetin glucosyltransferase-like: protein MERSTKAHLVCMAVPAQGHINSMLNLAKVLHSKGFFITFVNTEFVHRRFLKNPESLSSLDGLPDFRFASIPDGVSPSNDGDEHKQDIPNLSLAIKNNCPAPFLKLLSSMNDPNSGLPPVNCVISDCFASFTLDATTKLGIPNVFYCASSVCGFMDFYYCKDLMERGIIPLKSEDDLTNGYLDTLIDWRPGMIDVHMRDLTSFIRTTNRNDILLNFIIDETHASLQATAIIFNSFSELESPLLKACSSMLPSVFDIGPMCLLSQYISNDSSITSFGRLNLWKEDLGCLEWLDEKEPGSVLYVNFGSMANLTSKQLLEFAWGLANSACPFLWVIRPDLVEGDTALLPQEFSEMTKGRSFITSWCPQQRVLSHAAVGGFLTHCGWNSTTESICAGVPMICWPFFSDQQINCRYICSVWKIGMEINEDVEREEVARLIEEMMRGQKGKEMKKAAMEWKEKAFEAAKPGGGSWINLERLIKDIITKE, encoded by the exons ATGGAGCGCTCAACCAAAGCTCATCTCGTGTGCATGGCAGTCCCTGCTCAAGGCCACATCAACTCCATGCTCAACCTCGCCAAAGTCCTCCACTCCAAGGGCTTCTTCATCACCTTTGTCAACACCGAGTTCGTCCACCGTCGCTTCCTCAAGAATCCCGAATCACTCTCCTCCCTCGACGGCCTCCCTGACTTCCGCTTCGCCAGCATCCCCGACGGGGTCTCGCCCTCCAACGACGGCGACGAACACAAACAAGACATTCCTAATCTCAGTCTAGCAATAAAAAACAACTGCCCTGCTCCATTTCTCAAGCTTTTATCTTCAATGAACGATCCGAACTCTGGTCTGCCGCCCGTTAATTGCGTGATCTCAGATTGCTTCGccagctttacccttgatgccaCCACCAAATTGGGGATCCCTAACGTATTTTACTGCGCATCAAGCGTGTGTGGCTTCATGGACTTCTACTACTGCAAGGATTTGATGGAGAGGGGAATCATCCCATTGAAAA GTGAAGATGATCTTACAAATGGTTACTTGGACACCTTAATTGATTGGAGACCAGGAATGATAGACGTCCACATGAGAGACTTGACAAGTTTCATACGAACCACCAACCGTAATGATATATTGCTCAACTTTATCATTGATGAGACTCATGCATCTCTCCAAGCCACAGCAATCATCTTCAACTCGTTCTCCGAATTAGAATCACCACTTCTTAAAGCATGCTCATCGATGCTACCTTCAGTGTTCGACATCGGCCCCATGTGCCTGCTTTCTCAGTACATTTCTAATGATTCATCAATCACATCGTTCGGTAGATTAAACCTTTGGAAAGAGGACTTGGGTTGCTTGGAATGGTTAGACGAAAAGGAACCGGGTTCTGTGTTGTATGTCAACTTTGGTAGCATGGCAAACTTGACGAGTAAACAGCTCTTGGAGTTCGCATGGGGTCTGGCCAACAGTGCATGCCCGTTCCTTTGGGTTATTAGACCGGACCTTGTTGAGGGCGACACGGCGTTGTTGCCACAAGAGTTCTCGGAGATGACCAAAGGAAGGAGCTTCATCACAAGCTGGTGCCCGCAACAGAGAGTGTTGTCTCATGCCGCAGTTGGAGGTTTCTTGACACACTGCGGATGGAATTCTACAACGGAGAGCATATGCGCAGGAGTTCCCATGATCTGCTGGCCATTCTTTTCGGATCAGCAAATAAATTGCAGGTACATATGCTCTGTTTGGAAAATTGGGATGGAGATTAATGAAGATGTAGAGAGGGAAGAGGTGGCGAGATTAATCGAGGAGATGATGAGAGGGCAGAAggggaaggagatgaagaaggCGGCAATGGAGTGGAAAGAGAAAGCATTTGAGGCAGCCAAACCTGGTGGAGGATCTTGGATAAATTTGGAGAGGCTTATCAAGGACATAATTACAAAagagtga